Genomic segment of Streptomyces sp. NBC_01210:
CCATCTCCAACGGCGAGGTCGACCTGTACATCGGCACGTACACGATCAACGACGAGCGCAAGAAGCGAGTGGGATTCGCCGGCCCGTACTACACGGCGGGCGCCGACCTTCTGGTCCGCAAGGACGACAGGACGATCAGTGGGCCGTTTTCTCTGCAGGGCAAGACGGTCTGCTCGGTCAAGGGCTCTACCGCGCTCCGGGAGATCAAGAAGCCCGACTACAACACCAAGACCGTCGAGACGTCCAAGTACAACGAGTGCGTCGAGAAACTGATCGGCAAAGAGGTCGATGCCGTCACCACGGACGACGCCATCCTCATGGGCTACGCCGCCCAGCGTCCGGACAAGCTGAGGGTCGTCGGCAGCCCGTTCACCGAGGAGCCCTACGGCGTCGGCATGAACAAGGATGACAAGGCGCTGCGCGAAGCGGTTTCGGACGCCATCGAGGCGCACGACAGCAATGGCGATCACAAGAACGCCTACGACGCGACGCTTGGTCTGTCCGG
This window contains:
- a CDS encoding glutamate ABC transporter substrate-binding protein, which produces MKPCTSATAAAIAVLAVALTATACDGQSGDAADKPSASSGGWDKPRLPTYEVAKDVKIDSPILRKAQRAGKLVIGAKNDQPYLGFQDANGKRSGFDIEIAKMVAADLGFSPEMIEFKTVDTKNREAAISNGEVDLYIGTYTINDERKKRVGFAGPYYTAGADLLVRKDDRTISGPFSLQGKTVCSVKGSTALREIKKPDYNTKTVETSKYNECVEKLIGKEVDAVTTDDAILMGYAAQRPDKLRVVGSPFTEEPYGVGMNKDDKALREAVSDAIEAHDSNGDHKNAYDATLGLSGSEYGGASTVERY